A segment of the Catenuloplanes nepalensis genome:
GTGCCCGGCCAGCTCCGGCAGGGACAGCGGCGAGTCCAGCCGTTCCAGCGCCCAGCTCCGGGTCGCGGCCGTGTCCGCGCCGGCCGGGGAGACCGGGACCGGCCGCTCGATGAACTGCGCCTGGCCGCCCTCCCGCCAGGACGGCACCACGCAGCGGCGGGCGGTCCGGTTCGCCACCTCGCTGCCGTGGTCGGTGCGGATGATGTGCAGGCACAGGTCGATCCCGGCGGCCACGCCGGCCGAGGTGAGCACGGGGCCGTCGTCGACGAAGAGCACGTCCGGGTTCAGCCGCACCCTCGGGTAGAGCCGCCGGAACGTGTCCACCCACCACCAGTGCGTGGTGGCCGGGCGGTCGTCGAGCAGGCCGGCCGCGGCCAGCACCATCGACGCGGTGCATATCGACACGATCCGAGCACCACGCGCGTGTGCGGCCCGCAGCGCGGCCGTGACCGCGGGATCCAGCGTGCCCTCCTCGACCGGCGGCCCGGAGTCGACGCCCGGCACCACGATCGTGTCCGCCGCGTCGAGCAGGGACAGGCCGGTGCCGTCCTCCGGCGCGATCAGGATGCCCGCGCCGGCCAGGATCGCCCGGCCGTCCGGCGTGCAGACCCGGGTGCGGTAGAGGCGGTGGCCGTCCGCGTCGCGCGCGGACCGGAACAGCTGCACGGCCGTGCCCAGGTCGAACGGCACGACGCCGGGCAGCGCGAGCACGGCAACCAGGTGCCGGGAGTCGGAGGGCATGGCCCAATTCTTGCGCACGATGGCCTGCGGGCCACTAGTGAGGATCAACGCGGAGCCCGAGACTCGGTACTCGTGCGCTCTCATCGGATTCACCCCGCCTGGTTCGTCGCGGTCGTCGCGTTCGTGGCGCTGGTCGGCGCGGCCGGCTTCCGCGCCACGCCCGGCGTGATGCTGCACCCGCTGCACGCCGAGTTCGGCTGGCCGCTCGCCGTGATCTCCGCGGCCGTCAGCGTCAACCTGCTGCTCTACGGCCTGACCGCGCCGTTCGCGGCCGCGCTGATGGACCGGTTCGGCATCCGCCGGGTCGCCGCGGTCGCGCTGCTGCTGGTCGCGACCGGCAGCGGTCTCACCGTGTTCATGACCGAAAGCTGGCAGCTGCTGCTCTGCTGGGGAGTGCTGGTCGGCCTCGGCACCGGCTCGATGGCGCTGTCGTTCGTGGCGACCGTGACCGGGCGCTGGTTCGTCGAGCGGCGCGGCCTGGTCACCGGCGTGCTGACCGCGGGCGGCGCGGCCGGGCAGCTGATCTTCCTGCCGGTCCTGGCCGTGCTGGTGCGCGACAGCGGCTGGCGGACCGCGTCGCTGACCGTCACCGTGGCCGCGCTGCTGGTCGTACCGCTGATCTGGTTCTTCCTCCGGGACCACCCGCGCGACCTGGGCACGACCGCCTACGGCGCTTCCACGGAAGATCAAGAGCAGAGACCCCAGGGCAACGCGGCGGTACGGGCGGTGCGCGCGCTCGGCGCCGCCTCGCGTACCCGCGCGTTCTGGTTGTTGGCCGGTGGTTTCGCGATCTGCGGCGCGACCACGAACGGGCTGGTCGGCACGCACTTCATCCCGGCCGCGCACGACCACGGCATGGCCGAGACCGCGGCCGCGGGCCTGCTCGCGCTGATCGGGGTGTTCGACATCGTCGGCACGATCGCGTCCGGCTGGCTGACCGACCGGTTCGACAGCCGGATCCTGCTCGGCGCCTACTACGCGCTGCGCGGCCTGTCGCTGCTGGTGCTGCCCACGCTGTTCGCGGCGGACAGCGGACCGAGCATGCTGGTCTTCATCCTCTTCTACGGCCTGGACTGGGTGGCGACGGTGCCGCCGACCGTGGCGCTGTGCCGCACCTACTTCGGCGCGGACGGCGCGGTCGTGTTCGGCTGGGTCTTCGCCTCGCACCAGGTCGGCGCCGCGATCGCGGCGACCGGGGCCGGTCTGGTCCGCGACCGGCTCGGCGAGTACGACCTGGCCTGGTACGTCGCGGGCGCGCTCGCGCTCGGCGCGGCCGTGCTCTCCCTGCTGCTGTTCCGCACCCGCCGCCACGACCGGGTCACGCCGCCGGTCGACGGGCTCGAGCGGCCGGGCCGATGGGCGCTGAAGACCACGTAGAAAGACCCGAGTGACGAGGCGGCGACGGGGGTAGAACTGACACCATGGAGCACTACACGATCGCCACCGTCGCGGAACAGTACTCGGATTTCCGTCGCGTCCTCTGGACCGGCAAGCACACCCAGGTCGTGATCATGACGATCCCGGCCGGCGGCGAGATCGGTGAGGAGGTCCACGAGGTGGACCAGATCCTCACCTTCGTCAGCGGTGTCGGCCAGGCCAAGGTCAGCGGCCAGACCCGCAAGGTCAGCCAGGGCGACATGGTCATCGTCCCGGCCGGCGCCAAGCACAACTTCACCAACGAGGGGCCGAACCCGCTCGTGCTCTACACGGTCTACGGCCCGCCGGAGCACGCGGACGGCGCGGTCCACGCCACCAAGGAGGAGGCGGACGCGCTGGAGGAGGCCGGCAAGGACGAGCCGCCGTCCAAGTGAGCTCTAGCTGACGATGTCGGTGTCGCCCGCGACCGCGCACTGCATGAGCGCGGCGTTGGCGGCGAGCTCGCGGGACGCCACGGAAGCCAGATCAAGCTCCCGTTCGGCACCGCCGACGTGCAGCGCGCCGTACATGGCGATCGCCACGTCGGCGGTGCCGCCCGCGTTCAGGTGGGTCAACAGCAGGTCGCTGACGTACTGATCGCTGACCGAGCCCGGGCCCGGGTGCCGGTAGGCGATGAGCCGCCGCCACAGGTTGCCGGTCTCGCCGACGAACGTGCGGTGCCCGCAGATCGAGTCCATCCAGGTGAAACGGTAGAGACCGGGCCGGTCCGGCAGCACCGGGAACGCGAGCCGTCCCAGGCCGTCCACCGTGATCTTCCCGGAGTGCCGCCAGTGCATGACGATGCGCAGATCCACGGTCCCGCCCTTGGGCATCGGCGTGTCGTATCCGCGGTAGCCGGCGCCGAGGTGCGGCCTCTCCACGGTGGCCGCGCCGGCTGCGAGCAGCTCGGCCAGCGGGTCGGTGTGGTTGCCGGGCATCGAAGCGCCCCCTTGTCTCCGGGCGCGGCCGGTGGGCCGCGGCGCCGGACAGGTCCTGCCGGTCGGTGGAGACGGCGCCCGATGGTGCCGGACGGCCGCGCAAGGCTGATTCTGCTCGCGTTCGCCGCGCCCGAACTCCGCTGAGCGGTTCGCATGCCCACCGGCTCGGTGAGCAACCATCGGCTATGCGGCCGACGGTTCCGACCTTCGGCCACCCTCGGTGTCGAACATTCGCCTTAACTCGATCCGGCCCCGAACGACTGCGGCACGCAGCCGTTCGGCCGACGTCTCCGGCGGGGCGGTGGCAGGAATCCGCAGTTCAACGCCGGTGAGGTCACGGCGGAGCCAGTCGCGGATCGACTCGTGATCACGGAGAGTGCCGTCGTGATCGGCAACGTTCCATGCATCGGACAGGTACGGCGTGTTGTCACGGCCGAGCGCGGCCCACAGCCCGGCCCGGCGGGTCAGGCAGGCCGGGCAGTGCCCGCAGTGGGCGGTGGCGGGGCACGGCGCCCGCGTGCAGCTGATCGTCCGGGTGAGCACCGGTGCCGGCAGCCCGGCCCGCAGCCCGCGCCGGAAGACCTCACCCGAGGTGACCAGCAGGTACGGATTGATCGCGCCGACCGGGGGCGGGTCCATGCCCGGCGGCAGGCCGAGCGCGCGCAGCACGTGCGCGGGGGCCGGGCCGGCGTCGTATGTGCCGTGACTCAGCCGGACCGGTCGCGTCGCTATCGACTCGACCGCGGCGAACAACTCCCGGATGCGCCGGGAATGACCGTCCGTGGTCTCTCCGGGCCCGATCAGAATCAGCGGGTACGGACTGGCGCGCGCCCGCTCGGCTGCGTGCACGACCGAGTCGGGGTCGCCGGTGAATGGCACGATCTCCTCGGCCACCAGCACCTCCCTCAGAGCCCGCACAGACGTGGGAGCCGGGCTGCGGCGTGGCCCGGGCTCCGCCTGGCCGCACGTCGCGATACAGGCTCTCGCCCGTCGCCGACCATAGTAAATACCCGTAGTCATTGGCTAGTGTCGCTCAGTCGCCGGAAGCTGAACAACATGGGAATTGCGTGAAACGCTTCTTCCAAGGCGTCCGAAACGGGACATGTGCGAATCGGCATTTTATGTTGTCAATGCCGCGTCCCGCACTCGAAAATGCTTCGGTGACGAGCCAGCCGCCGCCGACCGATCCACCCCCGCGCCCCTCGATCAACCAGGCCTCGCGCCGATACCGTGGCGCCCCCGGCCGCAACGTCACCCCGAGTCCGCGCCCGTCACCGGTGTCCGCCGGGCCGATGCCGGCCGCACCGCTCGCCGCCACGCCGTCGGAGCCCTGCCCCGATCGCCGCCTCCACGACCGCCGCCTGCTGTTCCTGCACCGCCTGCGATACGCCGCGGTCACGCTCGCCCTGATGGTCGCCACCGGCGCCACGGTCGCGCTGATCTGCACACACGGCTGACCGCCGCTCGCTCAGCGGATCCAGCGTGAGCGCGGCGGTCCAGCTGAACGCCGGTGCGCCGGGCTCTTACGCGCGGCCGGGCTCTTACGCGCGGCCGGGCTCTTACGCGCGGCCGGGATCGGCCGCGGCGAGCATGCGGACCGCGGCTTCGACGTGCGCCGGGAGCGGCCGGCGGTGCCGGAGCACCCACGGCAGCAACCGCACCGCGTCGGCCAGCCCGGCACGGGCGGCACCGCCGGCGCGCCAGGCCGACCGGGCCGCCGAGGCCGCGACCGGCAGCGGGCGGCGCAGCCACGAGGTGAGCAGATCGTTGCGGGCCTGCCGGCGCCGGCGGCTCTCGACGTCACGTCCCGCCGGGAGCGGCAGGTGCCGGACCGTCAGCGCCGGTACGTACGCCAGCCCCCACCCCGCCGCCGCGAGGTCCATGGCGAGGAGCGCCTCCTCGCCGTACACGTGCAGCGTGGGGTTGAATCCACCGGCCGCGAGGAACGCGTCCCTGCGCACCACGGCCGCGCACGCGAGAAAGCCGAGCACCTCCGGCCCGGGCAGATCCGTGGGCGTGCCGAGCGGCGCCGCCTCCATCGCCGCGGAGATCGGATCGCCGCGTCCGTCCGCCCCGACCAGCACCTGCCCGGTCAGCAGGGCCGCACGCGGATGCGTGTCCAGCAGCGCGGCCGCCTTACCCAGCGACCCCGACTCCCAGTACGAGTCGTCGTCCGCGAACGCCACATAGGGCGTCTCCGCCAGCTCCACACCGGCATTGCGCCCGGCCGCACCCAGATTCGTGGCCGACCGCACCACGTGCACATGCGGCAGCGCCTCCGAGACCGCGTCCGCCGTCCCGTCCTCCGACCCGTTGTCCACCAGGATCACCGGCGCCTCATGCCTCGGCAGATAGCGCAGCAGCTGCTCACGCCGATTCCGGCTGGCCACGACAACGGTCACGTCACCCACCGAACCGACCTACCCGAAATTTGCCCGCATATGCAGGACGACCCACACCGGACAACGCACCGCGCCCCGGCGTCAGCAGACGGGAGGCACGGCCATACTCTCGGCCCGGCAGCGCATCGCGCCCCGGCGTCAGCAGACGGGAGGCACGGCCATACTCCCGGCCCGGCAGCGCATCGCGCCCCGGCGTCAGCAGACGAAAGCAACCAACCACGGCCCGCAACCCGGCCACGCAAAGCGCCCACCAGACCGTGGGGAGTCCGGGGGTCGCCCCCGGAGCTAGCGGAGAGGGGCCGGTGCGGGCCGGCCCCTCCCCTGTGGGAACTGCGCGGGGGTTAGGCGACCGCGCAGGCTGTGCCGTTCAAAGTGAACGCGCCCGGTTCCGTGAACGCGCTCGTCGAGCTGGCCTGGAACCCGAACGTCGCGGAGCCACCGGCGGCGATCACGCCGTTCCAGGCGATGTTCTTCGCAGAGACAGTCTGCCCGTTCTGCGTAACGGTGGCATTCCAAGAATTTCCGATCTGCTGCCCGGACGGAAGCGTGAATCCGAGGTCCCAGCCGTTGATCGCGGCGGTGCCGGTGTTCCGCACGGTCACGTTCGCGGTGAAGCCGCTGTTCCAGGCGTTCGTCTCATAGGCGATCGTGCATCCCCCGGCCGGACCGGGCGGCGGCGAGGTCGTGCTGGGCGGCGTCGGGGACGAACTGGTGGGCGGCACCGTTGTCGGATTCGTGCCCGGACCGTTGACCGAGGCCGAGAACGAGTTGACCGCCAGGCCCGCGCCGCCGATCCACGGCTCGAAGCCGGCCTGGATGCTGGTCAGGTACCACGAGTTGGTGATCGCGCCCCGGTTGCGGATGTCGTTGATGAAGTCCAGCACGCTGAAGTCCCAGGACGTGATCGCGGACGGCGCCAGGTACGAGATGACGTTGTTCGACCCGTTGCTGCCCTGCCAGACCTCCCAGGTCCGGCCGCCGACCGTGGCGCTGCCGACCGGCGAGCCGATCGGCTGGATGTTCCCCTGCCGGTTGAACCAGATCATGATCTCCATCTGGTTGACGCCGTCTCGTTTCGGCGACGGGTCGAGCCAGATGTCGTACGACGCGTTGTAGGTGGCGCCGTTGACGAACGTGTAGTCGATCGAGCTACGCGCGTTGTTGATCGCGCTCACCTGGATCGGCAGGTTCGTGCCCGGCGAGCAGTTCGTGTAGTGGCAGCCGAGGAAGACCGACGGGTACGACACCGGCGCGCCGCTGGTGTTGCCGACGCCCTGCTGCCGCGTGATCGAGAAGCCGTTGTCGGTCACGTTGATGCACTGCTCCGCCGAGGTGCCCCAGCGGTTGTTCTGCACGACATACCGGTTCTGGATCGTGGTGGAGCCGTACTGCGCGCAGATCTCGGTGGCCGCGTTGGCGGCACTGTTGATCACGAACGCGGTGGCGGTGCCCGCCAGTAGCAGCGCGGCCGCCGCGATGGCGCGGATCGGTCGTTTCATGGGTAGAGTCCTCACGAAGGTGTCCGTGGAGCCGGATGGTGGGGTCCGTTCGCACCCCGGGGTTCGAACGCCCGTCGATGTGACGAGCCGTTGAAACGGTGCAGCGCCTGTTGAACCGGCGCAGGCTGGGCGACCAGCACCGGGAGCGCTCCCAGGGGCCCTCACAGATTTACACGCCCGAAAACCCCAGGCAACCCACAGGCGCCTTTTCTTCTTCTTAAGTCCAGTTCCCCGCGCGGGCTTGACGCCGCGCGGGGCTACGAGAGCAGCGCCCGCGCCGCCCGCACTCCCGCGAGCCCGCGCCGTAGCGCATCCAGCACGCGCTCCTCGGTGGTCCCGTTCACCCGCGCTGCCGGGATAGAGATGCTGATCGCGTCCGTGGCCGGCGCCCGCAGCGGCACCGTCATCGCGAAGCAGACGATCCCGTCCGTGTTCTCCTGCCGGTCCACCGACCATCCCCGCGCCGCGATCGCGCTCAGTTCCGTGCGCAGCGCGCCCGGGTCCGTGATCGTGTGCGCGGTCAGTGCCGGCAGCGGCCGGGGGAGCAGCGCGTCGACCTCGCCGGCCGGCAGTCCGGCGAGCAGTGCCTTGCCGAGCGCGGTCGCGTGCGCGGGCAGGTGCCGGCCGATCGCGCTGTAGAGCCGCAGCGGGTGGATCGACTCGCGCTTGGCCATGTAGACCACGTTCGGACCGTCCAGCCGGCCGAGGTGCACGGTCTCGCCCAGTTCCTCGGACAGCCGGTCCAGCACGGTGGCGAGCAGGCCGACCGCGTCGTCCGCCTCGATGTAGGCGGCACCGACCTGCAGCGCGCGCATGCCGAGGCCGAATCGGGTGCCGGTCGGGTCGGTCGTCACCCAGCCGCGCCGCGCCATGGTGCGCAGGATGCCGTGCAGCGAGCTCTTCGGGATGTCCAGGTCGCGGGCCAGCTCGACCAATGAGCGGCCGGGGTGGGCGGCGAGCCGCTCCAGGATCTCCAGCGTCCGGTCCGCGGACTTCACCGGCTGCCACTCGTCTGTCACGGCGCTTCCCTCCTGCACAGGCCCATTGTCGCCAGCCTTGACACAGGGCGCGGTCCGAGGGCTATGGTCACATACGTGACTGACGTTCGCCATCTTGAACAGACGATCGAGGCCGGGCGCATCCTGCCGGTGGTCGTGCTCCACGACGCCTCCGCGGCCGACGGGCTCGCCGACGCGCTGCTCGCGGGCGGCCTGCGCAGCGTCGAGGTGACGTTCCGCACCGACGCCGCCGCCGACGCGATCCGGGCCATGGCCCGCCGCGAGGAGCTGCTGGTCGGCGCCGGGACGGTGACCCGCGTCGAACAGGTCGACCAGGCCGTGGAGGCCGGCGCGAAGTTCGTGGTCAGCCCGGGTTTTTCTTCGCGAGTGGTTGAGCGCTGCAAGACCCTCGGCGTCCCGATCTTCCCGGGCATCGCCACCGGCACCGAGATCCAGATGGCGCTGGACGCGGGCCTGACCACGGTCAAGTTCTTCCCGGCCGAGCAGCTCGGCGGCGCGCCGATGATCAAGGCGCTCTCCGCGCCGTTCGCCAATGTTCGGTTCATCCCGACCGGCGGCGTGACCACGAAGAACCTCGCCGACTACCTGGGCCTGAAGTCCGTGCTCGCGGTCGGCGGCACCTGGATGGTCGCCCCCGACCTGCTCGCCGCCCAGGACTGGGCCGAGGTCGCCGCCCGCACCGCCGCCGCGCTCAAGGAGGCCGCCGCATGCTGACGATCAGGGAGAACGCCGCGTTCGACGCGGTCAGCCTCGGCGAGATCATGCTCCGTCTCGACCCGGGCGAGGGCCGGATCAAGACGGCGCGCTCGTTCCGGGCCTGGGAGGGCGGCGGGGAGTACAACGTGGCCCGTGGCCTGCGCCGCGCGTTCGGCAAGCGCACCGCCGTGGTCACCGCGTTCGCGGACAACGAGGTCGGCCGGCTGCTGGAGGACCTGGTGCTGCAGGGCGGCGTGGACACGTCGTTCGTGCACTGGGCGAAGTACGACGGCATCGGCCGGACCGTGCGGAACGGCCTCAACTTCACCGAGCGTGGCTTCGGCGTTCGCGGGGCGGTCGGCGTCTCCGACCGTGGCCTGACCGCCGCGTCCCAGCTCAAGGCGTCCGACGTGGACTGGGAGCACCTGTTCGGCACGCTCGGCGTCCGGTGGCTGCACACCGGCGGCATCTACGCCGCGCTGTCCGAGACCACGCCGGACGTGATCGAGGCCGCGATGGAGGCCGCGCACCGGCACGGCACGATCGTCTCCTACGACCTGAACTACCGGCCCAGCCTCTGGCAGGCGATCGGCGGGAAGGACCGCGCGCAGGAGGTCAACCGCCACCTCGCACGGTACGTCGACGTGATGATCGGCAACGAGGAGGACTTCACCGCGAGTCTCGGCTTCGAGGTGCACGGCGTCTCGGAGAACCTGGACAACCTGGAGACCGCCGCGTTCCGCTCCATGATCGAGGCGGCCGTGAAGGACTACCCGAACTTCCAGGTCGTCGCGACGACGCTGCGCACCGTGAAGACCGCCACGGTCAACGACTGGGGTGCGATTGCCTGGCAGGACGGCACGTTCGCCGAGGCCACGCACCGTCCCGGACTGGAGATCATGGACCGGGTCGGCGGCGGCGACAGCTTCGCGTCCGGCCTGATCTACGGGCTGCTCGAGGGCTTCGGCATCGAAAAGGCCGTGGAGTACGGCGCCGCGCACGGCGCGCTGGCCATGACCACGCCCGGTGACACGTCGACGGCCTCGCTGCGTGAGGTCGAGGCGCTGGTCGGGGGCAGGGGCGCGCGGGTCCAGCGATAGAACTTCCACGTCTGGTGGCCGCGTGTTGAGCTGCGCAAATATGCGAACCCGTGGTCACCCGACGGCAGGACCGGTCATGGGCCTCTACCATGGTGCCGTTCGCGGCGAGTAATCTCTTGGCTTCAACGCGTGCCCACCCCTCGGAGGCGTCGCTCACATGGCCGGTACCACCCTGCGGATCCTGATCGTCGGCGCCGGCATCGCCGGCCTCGGGGTCGCCCGGGCCCTGCGTTTGGCCGGTCTCCGGCCCGACGTCGTCGATCGCGAGCCGCCCTCGGCCGGCCCCGGCGCCGCGATATTCCTCCCCGGTAACGCCACCCGCGCGCTCGCCGGGCTCGGACTCACCGGCCCGCTGCGTCCGCTCGGCGCGGTCATCCACCGTCAGTCCATCCGCGACTCCGCCGGTGAGCCGCTCTGCGAGCTGGACCTCGGCGCACTCTGGGACGGCGTCGGCGAGTCCCGCGCGCTGCCCCGCGCCGACCTCCAGCGGGTGCTCGTCACCGCGGTCGGCGGAGTCGTTCGTCACAACACCGCGGTCACCGGCCTGGAACTCGACGAGGGCGGCCCGGTCAAGGTGGACTTCGCGGACGGCACCCGCACGGAGTACGACCTGGTCATCGGTGCGGACGGCCGCCGCTCCACGATTCGCGCGCTGGCCGGCCTCGGCGGCACGGCCCGTCGCACCGGCCAGTTCGTCTACCGCAGCGTCGTGCACGGCGGCCCGCCGCTCGCGGACTGGACCGGCCTGCTCGGAGCGCACTCCAGCTTCGTGGTGATGCCGATGGGCGACCGCCGGCTGTACTGCTACGCACACGAGACGGTCCCGGAGCACGCGACGCTGCCGGACGACGGGCTCGGCCGGGTCCGCGAGGTCTTCGGCGGGTACGGCGGGCCCGTCCCCGCCGTGCTCGACGCTCTGGAGAAGGTGCAGCTCGCCGCGCCCGAGGAGGTCGAGGTCGCCGGCTGGTCCCGCGGCCGCGTGCTGCTGGTCGGCGACGCCGCGCACTCCACCTCGCCCACGCTCTCGCAGGGTGCCGCGATGGCGCTCGAAGACGCGATAGTGCTGGCCGAGGTGCTGCGCACGCACGCCGGCGATCTGCCCGCCGCGCTCGCCTCCTACGAGAAGCGCCGCCGCCCGCGCACCCGCTGGGTTCTGGACCGCACCCGCGATCGGGACCGCACCGGCGACGTCGCGCCCGACACGCGCGACCCGTTGCTGCGTAAGCGAGGCGACCGCATCTTCCGCGATTACTACGCACCCCTGCGCGATCCAGCGTAGAGGAAGCACACGCCGTCAACGGCGCGTTTGGTCACCCCGTGCCTACAGGGGCATCCGGAAGGATTATTCTGCCCGAGAGGTACGTCTGCAGATCAACTGTGCGTCGTGCCCACGTGGTGAGCTCGAAGACCGGAGGCTGCTCGTGACCACCGTCGCACCGAAGCCGATCGTCACCCGGCCCTGGCCGGTGCATAAACCCGTCAAGGGATCGGCGCTGGCGCGCATCCTGCGCACGACGGACGCGAAGCAGATCGGGATCATGTACTTGATCACGTCCTTCGTGTTCTTCCTGCTCGGCGGTCTGATGGCGCTGCTGATCCGCGCCGAGCTCGCCGCGCCGGGGCTGCAGTTCCTGTCGCCTGAGCAGTACAACCAGATGTTCACGATGCACGGCACGATCATGCTGCTGTTCTTCGCGACGCCGATCGTGTTCGCGTTCGGCAACTACATCGTGCCGATCCAGATCGGCGCGCCGGACGTGTCGTTCCCGCGGCTCAACGCGTTCGCGTACTGGCTGTACCTATTCGGCGGCACGATCACCATGGGCGGTTTCCTCACGCCCGGTGGCGCCGCCGACTTCGGCTGGTTCGCCTACACGCCGCTGTCCGACGGCATCCACAGCCCGGGCGTCGGCGCGAACATGTGGGTCGTCGGTCTCGCGCTGTCCGGCCTCGGCACCATCCTCGGCGCGGTCAACCTGATCACGACGATCCTGACGCTGCGCGCGCCCGGCATGACCATGTTCCGGATGCCGATCTTCACGTGGAACATGCTGGTCACCAGCCTGCTCGTGGTGATGGTCTTCCCGTTCCTGGCCGCCGCGCTCTTCGCGCTGGCCGCGGACCGCATCCTCGGCGCCCAGGTCTTCAACCCGGAGACCGGCGGGCCGATGCTCTGGCAGCACCTCTTCTGGTTCTTCGGACACCCCGAGGTGTACATCATCGCGCTGCCGTTCTTCGGCATCATCTCGGAGATCATCCCGGTCTTCAGCCGCAAGCCGATCTTCGGCTACAAGGGCCTCGTCGCGGCCACGCTGCTGATCGCCGCGCTGTCGATGTCCGTGTGGGCGCACCACATGTTCGCCACCGGCCAGGTCCTGCTGCCGTTCTTCAGCTTCCTGAGCTTCCTGATCGCGGTCCCGACCGGCATGAAGTTCTTCAACTGGATCGGCACGATGTGGCGCGGCCAGATCAGCTTCGAGACCCCGATGCTGTTCGCGATCGGCTTCCTCACGACGTTCCTCTTCGGCGGCCTGTCCGGCGTGCTGCTCGCCAGCCCGCCGATCGACTTCCACGTCTCCGACTCGTACTTCGTGATCGCCCACTTCCACTACGTGCTCTTCGGCACCATCGTGTTCGCCGTCTACGGCGGCATCTACTTCTGGTTCCCGAAGATGTTCGGCCGGATGCTGGACGAGCGCCTCGGCAAGCTGCACTTCTGGCTGACGTTCATCGGCTTCCACACCACGTTCCTGGTGCAGCACTGGCTCGGCAACGAGGGCATGCCGCGCCGCTACGCCGACTACCAGGTCAACGACGGCTGGACCGAGCTCAACATGATCTCGACGGTCGGCGCGTTCATCACCGGCCTCTCCACGCTGCCGTTCCTCTACAACTGCTGGAAGTCCTACAAGGCCG
Coding sequences within it:
- a CDS encoding GlxA family transcriptional regulator, producing MPSDSRHLVAVLALPGVVPFDLGTAVQLFRSARDADGHRLYRTRVCTPDGRAILAGAGILIAPEDGTGLSLLDAADTIVVPGVDSGPPVEEGTLDPAVTAALRAAHARGARIVSICTASMVLAAAGLLDDRPATTHWWWVDTFRRLYPRVRLNPDVLFVDDGPVLTSAGVAAGIDLCLHIIRTDHGSEVANRTARRCVVPSWREGGQAQFIERPVPVSPAGADTAATRSWALERLDSPLSLPELAGHARMSVRTFTRRFREETGVSPNRWLLQRRLDLARQLLESTSLNVDQIARRCGLGTAASLRQHLHAAIGVAPSAYRRTFSAAARR
- a CDS encoding MFS transporter; this encodes MRSHRIHPAWFVAVVAFVALVGAAGFRATPGVMLHPLHAEFGWPLAVISAAVSVNLLLYGLTAPFAAALMDRFGIRRVAAVALLLVATGSGLTVFMTESWQLLLCWGVLVGLGTGSMALSFVATVTGRWFVERRGLVTGVLTAGGAAGQLIFLPVLAVLVRDSGWRTASLTVTVAALLVVPLIWFFLRDHPRDLGTTAYGASTEDQEQRPQGNAAVRAVRALGAASRTRAFWLLAGGFAICGATTNGLVGTHFIPAAHDHGMAETAAAGLLALIGVFDIVGTIASGWLTDRFDSRILLGAYYALRGLSLLVLPTLFAADSGPSMLVFILFYGLDWVATVPPTVALCRTYFGADGAVVFGWVFASHQVGAAIAATGAGLVRDRLGEYDLAWYVAGALALGAAVLSLLLFRTRRHDRVTPPVDGLERPGRWALKTT
- a CDS encoding cupin domain-containing protein codes for the protein MEHYTIATVAEQYSDFRRVLWTGKHTQVVIMTIPAGGEIGEEVHEVDQILTFVSGVGQAKVSGQTRKVSQGDMVIVPAGAKHNFTNEGPNPLVLYTVYGPPEHADGAVHATKEEADALEEAGKDEPPSK
- a CDS encoding glycosyltransferase family 2 protein, yielding MTVVVASRNRREQLLRYLPRHEAPVILVDNGSEDGTADAVSEALPHVHVVRSATNLGAAGRNAGVELAETPYVAFADDDSYWESGSLGKAAALLDTHPRAALLTGQVLVGADGRGDPISAAMEAAPLGTPTDLPGPEVLGFLACAAVVRRDAFLAAGGFNPTLHVYGEEALLAMDLAAAGWGLAYVPALTVRHLPLPAGRDVESRRRRQARNDLLTSWLRRPLPVAASAARSAWRAGGAARAGLADAVRLLPWVLRHRRPLPAHVEAAVRMLAAADPGRA
- a CDS encoding GH12 family glycosyl hydrolase domain-containing protein — its product is MKRPIRAIAAAALLLAGTATAFVINSAANAATEICAQYGSTTIQNRYVVQNNRWGTSAEQCINVTDNGFSITRQQGVGNTSGAPVSYPSVFLGCHYTNCSPGTNLPIQVSAINNARSSIDYTFVNGATYNASYDIWLDPSPKRDGVNQMEIMIWFNRQGNIQPIGSPVGSATVGGRTWEVWQGSNGSNNVISYLAPSAITSWDFSVLDFINDIRNRGAITNSWYLTSIQAGFEPWIGGAGLAVNSFSASVNGPGTNPTTVPPTSSSPTPPSTTSPPPGPAGGCTIAYETNAWNSGFTANVTVRNTGTAAINGWDLGFTLPSGQQIGNSWNATVTQNGQTVSAKNIAWNGVIAAGGSATFGFQASSTSAFTEPGAFTLNGTACAVA
- a CDS encoding IclR family transcriptional regulator is translated as MTDEWQPVKSADRTLEILERLAAHPGRSLVELARDLDIPKSSLHGILRTMARRGWVTTDPTGTRFGLGMRALQVGAAYIEADDAVGLLATVLDRLSEELGETVHLGRLDGPNVVYMAKRESIHPLRLYSAIGRHLPAHATALGKALLAGLPAGEVDALLPRPLPALTAHTITDPGALRTELSAIAARGWSVDRQENTDGIVCFAMTVPLRAPATDAISISIPAARVNGTTEERVLDALRRGLAGVRAARALLS
- the eda gene encoding bifunctional 4-hydroxy-2-oxoglutarate aldolase/2-dehydro-3-deoxy-phosphogluconate aldolase; its protein translation is MTDVRHLEQTIEAGRILPVVVLHDASAADGLADALLAGGLRSVEVTFRTDAAADAIRAMARREELLVGAGTVTRVEQVDQAVEAGAKFVVSPGFSSRVVERCKTLGVPIFPGIATGTEIQMALDAGLTTVKFFPAEQLGGAPMIKALSAPFANVRFIPTGGVTTKNLADYLGLKSVLAVGGTWMVAPDLLAAQDWAEVAARTAAALKEAAAC
- a CDS encoding sugar kinase, with product MLTIRENAAFDAVSLGEIMLRLDPGEGRIKTARSFRAWEGGGEYNVARGLRRAFGKRTAVVTAFADNEVGRLLEDLVLQGGVDTSFVHWAKYDGIGRTVRNGLNFTERGFGVRGAVGVSDRGLTAASQLKASDVDWEHLFGTLGVRWLHTGGIYAALSETTPDVIEAAMEAAHRHGTIVSYDLNYRPSLWQAIGGKDRAQEVNRHLARYVDVMIGNEEDFTASLGFEVHGVSENLDNLETAAFRSMIEAAVKDYPNFQVVATTLRTVKTATVNDWGAIAWQDGTFAEATHRPGLEIMDRVGGGDSFASGLIYGLLEGFGIEKAVEYGAAHGALAMTTPGDTSTASLREVEALVGGRGARVQR
- a CDS encoding FAD-dependent monooxygenase, which translates into the protein MAGTTLRILIVGAGIAGLGVARALRLAGLRPDVVDREPPSAGPGAAIFLPGNATRALAGLGLTGPLRPLGAVIHRQSIRDSAGEPLCELDLGALWDGVGESRALPRADLQRVLVTAVGGVVRHNTAVTGLELDEGGPVKVDFADGTRTEYDLVIGADGRRSTIRALAGLGGTARRTGQFVYRSVVHGGPPLADWTGLLGAHSSFVVMPMGDRRLYCYAHETVPEHATLPDDGLGRVREVFGGYGGPVPAVLDALEKVQLAAPEEVEVAGWSRGRVLLVGDAAHSTSPTLSQGAAMALEDAIVLAEVLRTHAGDLPAALASYEKRRRPRTRWVLDRTRDRDRTGDVAPDTRDPLLRKRGDRIFRDYYAPLRDPA